Proteins from one Shewanella pealeana ATCC 700345 genomic window:
- a CDS encoding Ig-like domain-containing protein has protein sequence MNNENVTLASHSAASLLKLSATTLLAFSAFTFSTFSIAAPVSDASFSSSLRNNSSASHAHGYAQGHANGRKANPHKQQAEEQTLALASRMAEFRQASKSNKQQLKQELMSQARARQSLLAELVKTDPEAAVRAVLPESARAGMPKDVLAMLTQKRELTGELELSYVDYEDASQSKLRHSLMTDNGSVELHLPEGVKFEQLKTGSRIKAKGWMFKGASAEKTRSSALVLNDESDSLALLASTNTMSVSASSLPNTIGEQRTLVVLINFQNNTNQPWTVEEAKELVFGTVNDFYQEASYGQTWLSGDVLGYLTLPIDATCRTNDIDNYGRQAVIDSGIDVSDYDRWVYIYPENTDCGWTGQGTIGGSPSRAFINGSMTLRTVGHELGHNFGLHHAKDYDCSEGVLTGRCMSFEYGDTMDIMGKSEVTGHFNAFSKQQLGWITSSAGEVITAENDGSYQLEPYETLPAGKAKGIKVRRGTDSDTGLPLWYYLEYRQAIGFDDFLAGKNGITDGVVLHLATENDMQSNLLIDMTPNSGIYDFDDAALLAGTSYTDPDAGVTITTEWADASGASINVSYSGLSCVKANPSLSLLPNESAWVEAGETVSYQATVTNNDSEGCATSGYELTALVPSGWAATQDNLSLAPGASSTVSLNVTSADTATDGFYDIAITAVDTSDSEYAQTGIVSYVVDSPAEACVMASPRFVLSVDNSGELAAGEVATYSGTLTSQDSSSCSSSNFDVTANVPAGWSADTLGVSLAPGQSQVISLNVESSIDAQDGTYDFDLNAQNRADSRYMGHDIASYRVKSPLPTCTLAAPSIVISNPQGAEVIAGTQVSYSATVTSQDSEACSEAVFDVFADVPSGWSASRAQVTLAPGASTKVNISVTSDTEAEAGSFNIGINAQNASETAYLGKTSVSYTVKSAPNTAPVAVNDSVTMSSKTSVVIDVLANDRDAENDELTIVSVSQGAKGSVQINGNGQVVYSPAKSFKSSDSFSYTISDGDKTATATVSLSLSGSGGGGNGNGHGNGKK, from the coding sequence TTGAATAACGAAAATGTCACATTGGCATCGCATTCGGCTGCCAGTCTTTTGAAGCTATCAGCCACAACATTATTGGCTTTTTCAGCCTTCACCTTTTCTACATTTTCTATTGCCGCTCCTGTAAGTGATGCTAGTTTTTCTAGCAGCCTGAGGAATAATAGCTCGGCCAGTCATGCCCATGGCTATGCTCAAGGTCATGCTAATGGCCGAAAAGCAAATCCTCATAAGCAACAAGCTGAAGAGCAGACCTTAGCTCTTGCCAGTCGTATGGCTGAGTTTCGTCAAGCGAGTAAATCAAACAAGCAGCAGCTTAAACAAGAGCTGATGTCACAAGCTAGAGCGCGTCAGTCTCTGCTGGCTGAGCTGGTTAAAACCGATCCTGAAGCAGCTGTTCGTGCGGTATTACCTGAGTCAGCTAGAGCGGGTATGCCAAAAGATGTTTTGGCTATGCTAACGCAAAAGCGTGAGCTTACTGGTGAACTTGAACTGTCATATGTCGATTATGAGGATGCTAGTCAGAGTAAGCTGCGTCACTCGTTAATGACCGATAATGGCTCTGTAGAGCTACATCTTCCTGAGGGAGTAAAGTTTGAACAACTTAAAACAGGCTCTCGCATCAAAGCTAAAGGCTGGATGTTTAAAGGGGCTAGTGCTGAGAAAACTCGATCCAGTGCGTTAGTGCTTAACGATGAGAGTGATAGTTTAGCGCTTCTTGCTAGTACAAATACAATGAGCGTTTCAGCATCTAGCTTGCCTAATACAATAGGTGAGCAACGCACATTGGTCGTGCTGATTAACTTCCAAAACAATACCAATCAGCCTTGGACTGTAGAGGAAGCGAAAGAGCTCGTCTTCGGTACAGTCAATGACTTTTATCAAGAGGCCTCATATGGGCAAACTTGGCTAAGCGGTGATGTGCTAGGTTATTTGACTTTACCGATTGATGCGACATGTAGAACTAATGATATAGATAATTATGGTCGTCAGGCGGTAATCGATAGTGGCATTGACGTTTCTGACTATGACCGCTGGGTTTACATCTATCCTGAAAATACGGATTGTGGCTGGACTGGGCAAGGGACAATCGGTGGCAGTCCATCGCGCGCCTTCATTAATGGCTCAATGACGTTACGTACCGTTGGCCATGAACTAGGGCATAACTTTGGTTTGCATCATGCGAAGGATTATGACTGTTCAGAAGGTGTATTAACGGGCCGCTGCATGTCATTTGAGTATGGCGACACCATGGACATTATGGGGAAATCCGAGGTAACGGGTCATTTCAATGCGTTTAGCAAGCAGCAACTTGGCTGGATCACCTCATCAGCAGGTGAAGTTATCACTGCTGAAAATGATGGAAGTTATCAACTTGAGCCTTATGAAACTTTACCAGCAGGTAAAGCGAAAGGAATAAAAGTAAGGCGTGGAACCGATTCCGATACCGGCTTACCTCTGTGGTATTACCTTGAGTATCGTCAGGCGATAGGCTTCGATGATTTTCTTGCGGGTAAAAATGGTATTACCGACGGTGTGGTATTGCACCTTGCAACGGAAAACGATATGCAGAGCAATCTGCTCATCGATATGACACCAAACAGCGGTATTTATGATTTCGATGATGCTGCTTTACTGGCGGGAACTAGCTATACCGATCCTGATGCAGGTGTAACTATCACCACTGAATGGGCCGATGCTTCGGGGGCGAGTATCAATGTTAGCTATTCAGGTTTGAGCTGTGTTAAGGCTAACCCTAGCTTGTCATTATTACCTAATGAAAGTGCATGGGTAGAGGCGGGGGAGACTGTTAGCTACCAAGCGACAGTAACCAACAACGACAGTGAGGGCTGTGCAACATCGGGGTATGAGCTTACAGCACTGGTACCTAGTGGCTGGGCAGCGACACAAGACAATCTCAGCTTGGCGCCAGGGGCGAGCAGTACAGTAAGCTTGAATGTGACCTCGGCTGATACCGCTACGGATGGTTTCTACGATATCGCCATAACTGCGGTTGACACTAGCGACAGCGAGTACGCTCAGACAGGCATCGTCAGCTATGTTGTTGACTCGCCAGCGGAGGCCTGCGTAATGGCAAGCCCAAGATTTGTCTTGTCGGTCGATAACAGTGGTGAACTGGCTGCGGGAGAGGTTGCAACTTATAGTGGAACCCTAACTAGCCAAGATAGCAGTAGCTGTTCAAGCAGTAATTTTGATGTGACTGCGAATGTACCTGCTGGTTGGAGTGCTGATACCCTTGGCGTGAGTTTAGCCCCGGGTCAGAGCCAAGTTATTAGCTTAAATGTAGAGTCATCTATTGATGCACAGGATGGCACCTATGATTTCGACCTTAATGCCCAGAATCGTGCCGATAGCCGTTATATGGGTCATGATATCGCAAGTTATAGGGTTAAGAGTCCACTACCTACTTGTACATTAGCCGCACCTTCGATTGTGATTTCTAATCCTCAGGGGGCTGAAGTTATCGCTGGGACGCAGGTGAGTTACAGTGCGACAGTGACTAGCCAAGATAGTGAGGCGTGTTCAGAGGCTGTATTTGATGTGTTTGCCGATGTGCCGAGTGGTTGGAGCGCGAGTCGGGCACAGGTGACGTTAGCACCGGGAGCTAGTACTAAAGTCAATATTAGTGTGACATCGGATACAGAAGCCGAGGCTGGATCATTTAACATTGGCATTAATGCTCAAAATGCGAGTGAAACTGCGTATTTAGGTAAAACCAGTGTGAGCTATACGGTTAAGTCTGCTCCTAATACGGCGCCTGTGGCGGTAAATGATAGCGTGACTATGTCATCTAAAACATCTGTGGTTATCGATGTGCTAGCAAATGACAGGGATGCTGAGAATGATGAACTGACCATTGTTTCTGTGAGTCAGGGGGCAAAAGGAAGCGTACAGATAAACGGAAATGGCCAAGTGGTATATTCACCAGCCAAAAGTTTTAAAAGCAGCGATAGCTTCAGTTACACCATTAGTGACGGTGATAAGACCGCTACTGCAACGGTTAGTCTAAGCTTAAGTGGCTCAGGTGGCGGCGGAAATGGTAACGGCCATGGTAACGGTAAAAAATAG